A region from the Polyangiaceae bacterium genome encodes:
- the tssI gene encoding type VI secretion system tip protein VgrG, with the protein MTRTLDVYIRNEIFVSDKVTRLDEYHRAGIPAYAVIEAVAVDYASIQDLVGSRAEIVHGYDGETKHSFTGRIDSATVIAGRKESDGAASWTYRLKVIATVGLLDRNVDSWIFQNLTTEEIIKQLFEQNGISPEEYDITLDATYPKREYCVQYQESALAFISRLCEEEGIYFYSYTEEGDENEKLYFRDDSSSAEAIPDGAELPCREASHGDINEDSFSELHAAHRVRSGKFVSRDFNFMTPQLDVTSNDLTKTAEAEAHTDFEVYDYPACYLELADGSTVGEIKATTLERLNQVRLEAEQVLVHTVAAVSNSPRLAIGHQVTLTDSDDLDADYFIFGCSYHFAITMGKQEDGSVVELDSYRAEVDLLPIATKYRCPQVTPKPVIHGPQTARVVAPEGSESEEIHTDEHGRVQVKFFWDRGSNAFADASCWMRVQQLQTSGSMVLPRVNWEVIVEFMEGNPDRPLVTGRLYNGTFMPPYALPEGKTRTAMRTNSHPSGGGSNEIRFEDKAGAEEIMIHSQFDTQMVTANNKKKSVGNNESLNVKNNSESGVSGNSDTKITKGNQNDIGADQTVSVGGNRKQEINAVYGLTSGGGTTVTVGGNQFEMTGNPLEALLAIAMERAAEMAAAAAANVVGQVTAAVQGAVDQVMGPVDALCAQADAITGNMNALANGDLGTAAGLVAGASGLPGAGAMASAIAGPPAAMTPAAGQSAGDIAGVNALRAAATGMIQQGASGAMDAVNNALGTGGGDGGGASGANAAGPEGNVDGVDEAKNTKGPGHQINKVGGSHTETSAALRVMAAVNGINTNVGASATQTVGAAYLELILGDRAESVEGMKSETSIGLIVLSKGDETEHVGGAKNTMVGGAILQSIKGDYSVEAGGPATLIGALHKMDAKGSITFKCGASEVVLDGAGITITAPIFTCTLPKHHLPKKVSDS; encoded by the coding sequence GTGACACGAACACTCGACGTCTACATCCGCAACGAAATCTTCGTCTCCGACAAGGTGACGAGGCTCGACGAGTACCATCGTGCAGGGATCCCGGCTTACGCAGTGATCGAAGCCGTGGCGGTCGACTACGCCTCGATTCAGGATCTCGTCGGCTCCCGAGCAGAGATCGTCCATGGCTACGATGGGGAGACGAAGCACTCATTCACGGGCCGCATCGACTCGGCAACGGTTATTGCCGGACGGAAAGAATCAGACGGCGCAGCGTCGTGGACGTATCGCCTGAAGGTAATCGCGACGGTTGGGCTCCTGGATCGCAACGTGGACTCGTGGATCTTCCAGAACCTGACCACCGAGGAGATCATCAAGCAGCTCTTCGAACAGAACGGGATCAGCCCCGAAGAATATGACATCACCCTCGACGCGACCTACCCGAAGCGGGAGTACTGCGTCCAGTACCAGGAAAGCGCCCTGGCGTTCATCTCCAGGCTCTGCGAAGAGGAGGGTATCTACTTCTACTCGTACACCGAAGAAGGTGACGAGAACGAGAAGCTCTACTTCCGCGACGATTCGTCCTCCGCGGAGGCTATTCCTGACGGAGCTGAGCTGCCATGTCGCGAGGCGAGCCACGGCGACATCAACGAAGACTCGTTCAGTGAGCTGCACGCGGCCCACCGCGTGCGCTCCGGCAAGTTCGTCTCCCGTGATTTCAACTTCATGACGCCGCAGCTCGACGTCACGAGCAACGATCTGACCAAGACAGCAGAAGCGGAGGCGCACACCGACTTCGAGGTCTACGATTACCCCGCATGCTACCTAGAGCTCGCGGACGGGTCCACGGTAGGTGAAATCAAGGCGACCACGCTGGAGCGGCTCAACCAGGTTCGGCTGGAGGCAGAGCAAGTCCTGGTCCACACGGTGGCTGCTGTCTCGAACTCGCCGCGACTAGCGATCGGACACCAAGTCACGCTGACGGACTCCGACGATCTGGACGCCGACTATTTCATCTTCGGCTGCAGCTATCACTTCGCCATCACCATGGGCAAGCAAGAAGATGGCAGCGTCGTGGAACTCGACAGCTACCGCGCGGAAGTAGACCTGTTACCGATCGCGACGAAGTATCGCTGTCCCCAGGTCACCCCGAAGCCGGTGATTCATGGCCCACAGACAGCGCGTGTCGTAGCCCCCGAGGGCTCGGAGTCCGAAGAGATTCACACCGATGAGCACGGCCGTGTCCAAGTGAAGTTCTTCTGGGACCGCGGTAGCAACGCCTTCGCTGACGCTTCGTGTTGGATGCGCGTGCAACAGCTACAGACTTCTGGCTCCATGGTTCTGCCCCGCGTGAACTGGGAGGTCATCGTGGAGTTCATGGAAGGCAACCCAGATCGGCCCTTGGTCACTGGCCGCCTCTACAACGGGACGTTCATGCCGCCGTACGCGCTTCCGGAAGGAAAGACCCGGACGGCGATGCGCACCAACAGCCATCCCAGCGGCGGCGGAAGTAACGAGATCCGCTTCGAGGACAAGGCCGGCGCCGAAGAGATCATGATCCACTCGCAGTTCGACACTCAGATGGTCACTGCGAACAACAAGAAGAAGAGCGTCGGCAACAACGAGTCGCTGAACGTGAAGAACAACTCCGAGAGCGGAGTCTCCGGCAATTCCGACACCAAGATCACGAAGGGCAACCAGAACGACATCGGCGCCGATCAAACCGTGAGCGTCGGCGGGAACCGGAAGCAAGAGATCAACGCCGTCTACGGCCTCACCAGCGGTGGCGGTACCACCGTCACCGTTGGGGGCAACCAGTTCGAGATGACGGGTAACCCACTGGAGGCGCTGCTCGCCATTGCGATGGAGCGCGCCGCGGAGATGGCCGCGGCCGCAGCGGCAAACGTGGTCGGTCAAGTCACTGCGGCGGTGCAGGGCGCGGTCGACCAGGTGATGGGCCCCGTGGATGCCTTGTGCGCACAGGCTGACGCGATCACCGGCAACATGAACGCGCTCGCAAACGGTGACCTGGGCACCGCCGCCGGTTTGGTCGCAGGCGCCTCAGGCCTACCCGGGGCGGGAGCGATGGCCTCGGCGATCGCTGGCCCACCCGCCGCGATGACTCCGGCAGCTGGTCAGAGCGCAGGCGACATCGCTGGCGTCAACGCGCTGCGCGCGGCGGCTACGGGGATGATCCAGCAGGGCGCGAGCGGCGCGATGGATGCGGTGAACAACGCCCTCGGCACCGGCGGCGGAGACGGTGGCGGTGCTAGCGGCGCCAACGCGGCCGGCCCAGAGGGCAACGTGGACGGCGTCGATGAAGCGAAGAACACGAAGGGCCCTGGACACCAGATCAACAAGGTTGGGGGTTCCCACACGGAAACATCCGCCGCGCTGCGGGTCATGGCCGCCGTGAACGGCATCAACACCAACGTCGGTGCAAGCGCCACCCAGACGGTCGGTGCTGCCTACCTTGAGCTGATTCTCGGAGACCGGGCAGAGTCGGTGGAAGGCATGAAGAGTGAGACTTCGATCGGTCTCATCGTGCTGAGCAAAGGCGACGAGACCGAGCACGTTGGCGGCGCCAAGAACACCATGGTGGGCGGCGCCATCCTGCAGTCCATCAAGGGCGACTACTCAGTGGAGGCAGGCGGCCCCGCTACATTGATCGGCGCGCTACACAAGATGGACGCCAAAGGCAGCATCACCTTCAAGTGCGGTGCGAGCGAAGTCGTGCTGGACGGCGCGGGCATCACCATCACGGCTCCGATCTTCACCTGTACCCTGCCGAAGCATCACCTTCCGAAGAAGGTCTCCGACTCCTGA
- the tssI gene encoding type VI secretion system tip protein VgrG: MSDDDSVKNRLEFTLDVDGTALDVLDFDLVEQLNEISTLEVRVTKYGDSGDSTAPGSLVDKPAKFRFCREDGSQERFFHGFVIEAVRSPRADRTLATKLTIVPTLWNATKRADCRVFQEKSVVDIVTEVLTGAGVDGSRHEWRVSGSYEPRISCSQYRETDFDFIRRLLAEEGIWFSILMDEGKDLVVLSDDPAGLDPISAAETALSYLPELSSQTAPTHVGDLSHTQQVRSDKAFLRDYDPLKPKVQLEKAVEGTDDGAHSLEVYEYPGRFVEQAVCDHYTQVLLEQLQADRELVEGSTGVLVMRPGETFSVEEHPYAPLNQEYLLVRVQYSGRSLGHAEIEGEETMSFHGGFHAVPPSRVKYRPPRRERAVVIPGLQSGWTAGPGGEEIHVDESGQVKVHYHWDRINPLDDTCSQWMRSSQLALGGSMLLPRMNWEVTISHNEGDADKPVVMGRLYNPQTPPPYKLPDEKSKSSVQTATTPGGGSSNEFRMGDAGGAELMFFNASYDMTIDVLNNTTHSVGNDMKRKVGGNQAVNVTDSVTTKVGSNQTVDVGGNQDIAVETYMVDDCGGDHTLDVGGNRTMMIGGDHKRDVSGSSELTVNGMHIDLVVGAIVNSTLANHKQDVSAALVELTTADRSVIVGGMRTENTGAAKIIATKGGRGVDVSGVFNQNVGGAIITSIKGSRSDSAGATYTEIVGAAQVTKANDIVYEADGMITVAMGASVLLITPASVSVLGVSCKFDGDVVDTAITMDN; encoded by the coding sequence ATGAGCGACGACGACAGCGTCAAGAACCGCCTGGAGTTCACCCTCGACGTTGATGGCACCGCCCTCGACGTTTTGGACTTCGATCTCGTCGAGCAGCTGAATGAGATCAGCACACTCGAAGTTCGCGTAACCAAGTACGGCGACTCCGGGGACAGCACCGCTCCGGGCTCGCTAGTCGACAAGCCAGCCAAGTTTCGCTTCTGCCGCGAAGACGGCTCCCAGGAGCGCTTCTTCCACGGCTTCGTAATCGAGGCGGTCCGCTCCCCTCGCGCGGATCGCACCCTCGCCACCAAGCTCACGATCGTTCCGACACTCTGGAACGCCACCAAGCGTGCCGACTGCCGTGTCTTCCAAGAGAAGTCGGTGGTGGACATCGTCACTGAAGTGCTCACGGGCGCCGGAGTGGACGGTAGTCGCCACGAATGGCGAGTCAGTGGGAGCTACGAGCCGCGCATCTCTTGCAGTCAGTATCGAGAGACCGACTTCGACTTTATCCGCCGTCTCCTCGCGGAAGAGGGCATCTGGTTTTCGATCCTGATGGACGAGGGGAAGGATCTGGTCGTTCTGAGCGACGACCCAGCGGGGCTCGACCCGATCTCCGCCGCGGAGACGGCGCTGAGCTATCTGCCTGAGCTGAGTTCCCAAACCGCGCCCACCCACGTCGGTGACCTTTCGCACACCCAGCAGGTGCGCTCCGACAAGGCCTTCTTGCGCGACTATGACCCGCTGAAGCCGAAAGTTCAGCTCGAGAAGGCAGTGGAAGGCACCGACGATGGGGCCCACTCGCTGGAGGTGTACGAGTATCCGGGTCGTTTCGTCGAGCAAGCCGTGTGCGACCACTACACCCAGGTCTTGCTAGAGCAACTGCAAGCGGATCGTGAGCTGGTGGAAGGCAGCACCGGCGTGCTGGTGATGCGCCCAGGCGAGACGTTTAGCGTGGAAGAGCACCCATACGCTCCGCTCAATCAGGAGTACCTGCTCGTTCGGGTCCAGTACTCCGGTCGCAGCTTGGGCCACGCCGAGATCGAAGGCGAGGAGACGATGTCCTTCCACGGCGGTTTCCACGCGGTACCTCCGTCGCGAGTAAAGTATCGCCCTCCGCGTCGTGAGCGCGCAGTCGTCATCCCCGGTCTACAGAGCGGCTGGACCGCGGGCCCGGGGGGTGAGGAGATCCACGTAGACGAGAGCGGCCAAGTGAAGGTGCACTACCACTGGGACCGTATCAACCCGCTGGATGACACCTGCAGCCAGTGGATGCGCAGCAGCCAGCTCGCACTGGGCGGCTCCATGCTGCTGCCTCGCATGAACTGGGAAGTCACCATCTCCCACAACGAAGGCGACGCCGACAAGCCCGTCGTGATGGGGCGCCTCTACAACCCACAGACGCCGCCGCCCTACAAGCTGCCCGACGAGAAGTCCAAGAGCTCGGTGCAGACCGCAACCACCCCCGGTGGCGGTTCGAGCAACGAGTTTCGCATGGGAGACGCTGGAGGAGCAGAGTTGATGTTCTTCAACGCCAGCTACGACATGACCATCGACGTCCTGAACAACACCACGCACTCGGTCGGTAACGACATGAAGCGCAAGGTCGGCGGGAACCAGGCGGTCAACGTCACCGACAGCGTCACCACGAAGGTCGGCTCCAATCAGACGGTGGACGTCGGCGGCAACCAAGACATCGCCGTCGAGACGTACATGGTGGATGACTGCGGCGGAGACCACACGCTGGATGTTGGTGGCAACCGCACGATGATGATCGGCGGCGACCACAAGCGCGACGTCAGCGGTAGCAGCGAGCTAACCGTTAACGGTATGCACATCGACTTGGTCGTCGGAGCGATCGTGAACAGTACGCTCGCGAATCACAAGCAGGACGTCAGCGCAGCGCTGGTCGAGCTAACGACCGCCGATCGCAGCGTCATCGTCGGTGGCATGCGTACGGAGAACACGGGCGCCGCCAAGATCATCGCGACCAAGGGCGGACGCGGGGTCGATGTGTCGGGCGTCTTCAACCAGAACGTGGGCGGCGCCATCATCACGAGCATCAAGGGCAGTCGCTCCGACTCCGCCGGCGCGACGTACACGGAAATCGTGGGCGCGGCGCAGGTCACCAAGGCCAATGACATCGTTTACGAGGCCGACGGGATGATCACCGTCGCCATGGGCGCGTCGGTGTTGCTCATCACACCTGCGTCCGTCTCCGTGCTGGGTGTCAGCTGCAAGTTCGACGGCGACGTCGTCGACACTGCCATCACCATGGACAACTGA
- the tssI gene encoding type VI secretion system tip protein VgrG — MRGQFVLRGSALPADIDTLSYRAVEEISAPFTVDIRFKTKDDGFDVLTALRTAAVLTVINEQGQTRFYHGVVERARFVKMQAENLIFEVRLMPELQALAHRENCRIFQDKSIVDVVTEIFNEAGFGDRVQWDVTGTYAAKEFIVQYRESEFNFVSRVFEQAGLFYFFEHSEDQHKLIVSDNPEGFVLLDAPQVEVQVAAAGSETAVVVQGLARTRSLRTGSIHLLDYDFKAPAAPPESSLPPVESWSMPFFEYPGGFVDGSEGALLASARMRELRHDSDILTGSSEAVDLRVGAPFVVDGADEEDLNGSFVPTRLVSWGHQHNEHDDRDVACKNEFRAIPEGAPFAAPRRAKRVRIHGVQTAIVTGHDDQDQTICVDEFGRIKVRFYWDRVGQQDENSSCWIRTNQLPLGGSMILPRVNWEVSIAFLDGDPDRPMMLGKVYNAENQPPDALPGAKASGSLKSMSSPAGAGHNLIGACDTGGSQGFNIHAQKDLNITTEHDFIEEVGVDEEHNVTKNVSNETGVNDSASVGGNQSLNVGANHSQKIGGSQSISIGGNDDSNSTADTQETVGGARSYTVSGNQITICNGITQNVTGDYNVTVGAVEVVGSVASISDNIAATSSSTVGAIRVHLVNGTHGETVGGLKNQTSAAAEIHINGANHAASCDAATTMLIGGLHYRKVTGAYTVKAPMITLVGATGDLKGGKSSMKLGGGPVVMKGKKIVVKSALSIKMGASLKEG, encoded by the coding sequence ATGCGTGGGCAGTTCGTGTTGCGGGGCTCCGCCCTGCCCGCGGACATCGACACCCTGAGCTATCGAGCCGTCGAAGAAATCTCGGCGCCGTTCACCGTCGACATTCGTTTCAAGACGAAGGACGACGGCTTCGACGTACTCACGGCACTCCGCACGGCCGCCGTACTCACCGTGATCAACGAGCAGGGTCAGACGCGTTTCTATCACGGGGTGGTTGAACGCGCGCGCTTCGTCAAGATGCAGGCTGAGAACCTGATCTTCGAAGTTCGTCTGATGCCTGAGCTTCAAGCGCTCGCGCATCGCGAGAACTGCCGCATCTTCCAAGACAAGAGTATCGTCGACGTCGTCACGGAGATCTTCAACGAAGCAGGCTTCGGGGATCGAGTGCAGTGGGACGTGACCGGCACCTACGCTGCGAAGGAGTTCATCGTTCAGTACCGTGAGTCGGAGTTCAACTTCGTTTCGCGGGTGTTCGAGCAGGCCGGCCTCTTCTACTTCTTCGAGCACTCCGAGGATCAGCACAAGCTGATCGTCTCAGACAACCCCGAGGGCTTCGTGCTCCTGGACGCTCCCCAGGTGGAGGTTCAGGTAGCGGCCGCGGGCTCCGAAACCGCCGTCGTGGTTCAAGGCCTCGCGCGCACCCGAAGCTTGCGCACGGGCTCCATCCACCTCTTGGACTACGACTTCAAAGCGCCGGCCGCGCCGCCAGAGTCGAGCCTCCCGCCGGTGGAGTCGTGGAGCATGCCCTTCTTCGAATATCCAGGCGGCTTTGTCGATGGCTCCGAAGGTGCGCTGCTGGCCTCGGCGCGCATGCGAGAGCTACGCCACGACTCCGACATCCTGACCGGTTCCTCGGAGGCAGTAGACCTGCGGGTCGGCGCCCCCTTCGTGGTCGATGGTGCTGACGAAGAAGACCTCAACGGAAGCTTCGTACCAACGCGTCTCGTCTCGTGGGGCCACCAGCACAACGAGCATGACGACCGCGACGTCGCTTGCAAGAACGAGTTCCGAGCCATTCCGGAGGGCGCTCCGTTCGCCGCTCCCAGGCGCGCGAAGCGGGTGCGCATCCACGGCGTGCAAACCGCGATCGTGACGGGGCACGACGACCAGGACCAGACGATTTGCGTCGATGAGTTCGGTCGCATCAAGGTGCGCTTCTACTGGGATCGCGTCGGTCAGCAGGACGAAAACTCGAGCTGCTGGATTCGCACCAATCAGCTCCCGCTCGGCGGCTCGATGATTCTCCCCCGCGTGAACTGGGAGGTCTCCATCGCGTTCCTGGACGGCGACCCCGATCGACCGATGATGCTGGGCAAGGTCTACAACGCCGAAAATCAGCCGCCGGACGCGCTCCCTGGCGCAAAGGCGTCCGGCTCGCTGAAGAGTATGTCATCCCCCGCAGGCGCCGGACACAACCTAATCGGTGCCTGCGACACGGGCGGCAGCCAGGGCTTCAATATCCACGCGCAAAAAGACCTCAACATCACGACAGAGCATGACTTCATCGAGGAAGTCGGCGTGGATGAGGAACACAACGTCACGAAGAACGTGTCCAACGAGACCGGCGTGAACGACAGCGCGTCCGTTGGCGGAAACCAGTCGCTAAACGTTGGGGCGAACCACTCTCAGAAGATCGGCGGCAGCCAATCGATTTCGATCGGCGGCAACGACGACAGCAACTCGACTGCGGACACCCAGGAGACGGTGGGCGGGGCACGAAGCTACACGGTAAGCGGAAATCAGATAACGATCTGCAACGGTATCACCCAGAACGTCACTGGCGATTACAACGTCACCGTAGGGGCCGTCGAGGTGGTGGGCAGCGTCGCGTCCATCTCCGACAACATCGCCGCTACGAGCAGCTCGACCGTGGGCGCGATTCGCGTGCACCTGGTCAACGGGACCCACGGTGAAACGGTCGGCGGCTTGAAGAACCAAACCTCGGCGGCAGCCGAGATCCACATCAATGGAGCAAACCACGCGGCGAGCTGCGACGCTGCGACCACAATGCTGATCGGCGGCCTGCATTACCGCAAGGTAACCGGCGCATACACGGTCAAGGCGCCGATGATCACGCTGGTCGGGGCGACCGGAGACCTGAAGGGCGGCAAGAGCAGCATGAAGCTCGGAGGCGGCCCGGTGGTCATGAAGGGCAAGAAGATCGTGGTCAAGAGCGCGCTGAGCATCAAGATGGGCGCATCGTTGAAGGAGGGTTGA